A genomic window from Deltaproteobacteria bacterium includes:
- a CDS encoding MBL fold metallo-hydrolase produces the protein MIFRQLFDTDSCTYTYLLASDRTREAIVIDPVRDALASYLRLLDELDLRLVYAVDTHLHADHVTALGPLRSETRCVTVMGRETAADCVSERIADGDTIEVGGVRLEARYTPGHTDDSYSFVLAEPGGPLRVFTGDTLLIRGTGRTDFQNGDPRLQYQSLFGKLLALPDDTLVYPAHDYKGWTVSTIGEERRHNPRLQVASIDEYVDIMNNLKLPHPRMMDVAIPANRACGDTV, from the coding sequence GTGATCTTTCGCCAACTCTTCGACACCGACAGCTGCACATATACCTACTTATTGGCCAGCGACCGCACCCGGGAGGCGATTGTCATCGATCCCGTGCGGGACGCGCTGGCCAGTTACCTGCGCCTGCTCGACGAACTCGACCTGCGGCTCGTCTACGCCGTGGACACCCACCTGCACGCCGACCACGTGACGGCGCTCGGCCCGCTGCGCAGCGAGACGCGCTGCGTCACGGTGATGGGGCGCGAAACGGCGGCGGACTGCGTGTCCGAGCGCATCGCCGATGGCGACACGATCGAGGTCGGCGGCGTGCGCCTCGAGGCGCGCTACACGCCCGGCCACACCGACGACTCGTACTCGTTCGTGCTCGCCGAGCCGGGCGGGCCACTGCGCGTGTTCACCGGCGATACGCTGCTCATCCGCGGCACCGGTCGGACCGACTTCCAAAACGGCGACCCGCGCCTGCAGTACCAGAGCCTGTTCGGCAAGCTGCTCGCGCTGCCGGACGACACCCTGGTCTACCCCGCGCACGACTACAAGGGATGGACCGTGAGCACGATCGGCGAGGAACGCCGCCACAACCCGCGCCTGCAGGTCGCGTCCATCGACGAGTACGTCGACATCATGAACAACCTGAAGCTGCCACACCCGCGCATGATGGACGTGGCGATCCCCGCCAACCGCGCGTGCGGCGACACGGTGTAG
- a CDS encoding DNA-binding response regulator has product MRILLADDHALFRSSLRLHLETHPELEVVAEAADCESVLQHARRTQPDVILLDLAMPGGDALDVIPRLREACPASRILVVTAFASPTYLRRSLSAGASGYVCKATSPEQLLAAVRAVREGKTYISLSETESGAALGTGSTRVPAVGPELSGRERQVLELIAYGHTYKEIASELGVSIKTVETYRSRLSEKLGLRSRSDIVRYALDHNILRA; this is encoded by the coding sequence ATTCGCATCCTACTCGCCGACGACCACGCCCTGTTTCGCTCGAGCCTGCGCCTGCACCTCGAGACCCATCCCGAGCTCGAGGTCGTCGCGGAGGCGGCCGACTGCGAGTCGGTCCTGCAGCATGCCCGGCGCACGCAGCCCGACGTCATTCTGCTCGACCTGGCCATGCCCGGCGGGGACGCGCTGGACGTCATCCCGCGGCTGCGCGAGGCCTGTCCCGCCAGCCGCATCCTGGTGGTGACCGCCTTCGCGTCGCCGACCTATCTGCGGCGCTCGCTGTCCGCCGGCGCCTCCGGCTACGTGTGCAAGGCGACCTCACCGGAGCAGCTGCTCGCGGCCGTGCGGGCGGTGCGCGAAGGCAAGACCTACATCTCGTTGTCCGAGACCGAATCGGGCGCGGCGCTCGGCACCGGGTCGACGCGCGTGCCCGCCGTCGGCCCGGAGCTGTCCGGTCGGGAGCGCCAGGTTCTCGAGCTGATCGCGTACGGCCACACGTACAAGGAGATCGCGTCCGAACTCGGCGTGTCGATCAAGACGGTCGAGACCTATCGGTCGCGCCTGTCCGAGAAGCTCGGCCTGCGCTCGCGCAGCGACATCGTCCGCTACGCGCTCGACCACAACATCCTTCGCGCGTGA